TTGCCGGATGGCATAAACGGAATCTTCGCTGCCGTCATAGGCGAGAACGGTGCGATCAGGGAATGGGAATTCTTCCGGCACTACCATCACCGGGCATTCCGCTTCCTGGAGGGCCATTCGCAGGTATTCGTTGGGGCGTTCCATACCGTAGTGGCGGTAAAATGTTTCCCCTCCGACCAGCAGCAAGTCCGCAAACCGGGTTTCTTTGCGGATCTCCGGGATGGCCAGGTCATAAGGGTACTGATGTACCCGCCATTCGATCCCCTCGCTGTTGCATGTCTTTTCGAATCGCCGGACATGCTCGGCGATGGCTTCCGCGTTGAAGTCTTCCAGCAATGGATTGTACAATCCGGCGCCACCCACGGCGTAGCTCCAGCTCGACGACAGGTATATCTGCGGCAGGAACGATCCCGCCAGCAGTATGGGCGACAGTTTGTTCAGGCCAACGGCGAAGGCCATAGCGCCGGAGGAGTAATTGGTGCCGTCGAAGGCAATGACGATCTTTTTCATATGCAGTTTATTGATATTGAATGTATACTGGTGAAGGTTGCAGGAGCAGGACCTCATGAGGTTGCATCAGCCGGCCCCCGGTGGCCGGGTCCACTTTGTAAAAGAGTTTGAACCCGGTAAACTGGACCGGTTTGCGGCCGATGTAAGATTTGTACGTATCTTTTTTCTTCGCAGGAGAGCCGAAGCCGTCCATATTCATGACAAACTGGACCTCGGGCCTGCGCCTGATCGCGTCGGCATTGGTTACCATCGCCTGCGTGAAGCG
Above is a genomic segment from Chitinophaga pollutisoli containing:
- a CDS encoding universal stress protein — protein: MKKIVIAFDGTNYSSGAMAFAVGLNKLSPILLAGSFLPQIYLSSSWSYAVGGAGLYNPLLEDFNAEAIAEHVRRFEKTCNSEGIEWRVHQYPYDLAIPEIRKETRFADLLLVGGETFYRHYGMERPNEYLRMALQEAECPVMVVPEEFPFPDRTVLAYDGSEDSVYAIRQFALLFPELSKMPATLVHAASKDHSGLPEKDYILELVSRHYPDLTVKTLESTTKKQLGESLKGHPSSLLVCGAFGRTDISMMFRRSFAAGAIIDHQFPIFIAHRS